One part of the Musa acuminata AAA Group cultivar baxijiao chromosome BXJ1-5, Cavendish_Baxijiao_AAA, whole genome shotgun sequence genome encodes these proteins:
- the LOC135586058 gene encoding cell number regulator 13-like isoform X1 → MPSSWEYMGDMANVVQLTGLDAVRLIGMIVKAASVARMHKKNCRRFAQHLKLIGSLLEQLKISELKRYPETREPLEQLEDALRRSYILVNSCQDRSYLYLLAMGWNIVYQFRRAQSEIDRYLRLIPLITLVDKHRIRERLEYIERDQCEYSFDEEDRKVQDVLLNPVPCKSQSMVLKKSLSCSDSSMSFDEALQKENEKLQMELQRSQTNLDVGACGLIQQLLGLTETMASAFPENTVELKNYENVESASVDVLDGKEDYSSYGNYYSQQDDTCKASSRTSSIASSGHDFLSNKASSRYEEWHSDLLGCCSEPFLCIKTCCFPCGTFSKIASVAKNRHVSSAEACNDFMAYALVLSCCCYTCCIRRKLRKMLNITGGLCDDFLSHLMCCCCALVQEWREVEFRGSNVVDKTKTNPPASQYMES, encoded by the exons ATGCCGTCATCTTGGGAGTATATGGGGGACATGGCCAACGTCGTCCAGCTGACCGGCCTCGACGCCGTCCGCCTGATCGGCATGATCGTAAAGGCCGCCTCTGTTGCGCGGATGCACAAGAAGAATTGCCGGCGGTTCGCGCAGCACCTGAAGCTTATCGGCAGTCTCCTGGAGCAGCTCAAGATCTCGGAGCTCAAGAGGTATCCCGAGACGCGCGAGCCGCTGGAGCAGCTCGAGGATGCCCTGAGGAGGTCCTACATTCTCGTCAACAGCTGTCAGGACCGCAGCTACCTGTATCTCTTGGCCATGGGGTGGAACATCGTCTACCAGTTCAGGAGGGCACAGAGCGAGATCGATCGGTACTTGAGACTGATTCCACTGATCACTCTTGTCGACAAACATAGAATCAGG GAAAGATTGGAGTATATTGAAAGGGACCAATGTGAATATAGCTTTGATGAAGAAGACAGGAAGGTGCAAGATGTTCTGCTAAATCCAGTTCCTTGCAAAAGTCAGAGCATGGTTCTCAAAAAGTCTCTTTCTTGTTCAGACTCAAGCATGTCATTTGATGAAGCTCTTCAGAAAGAAAATGAGAAGCTTCAGATGGAACTTCAAAGATCACAAACTAACCTAGACGTAGGTGCATGCGGACTTATCCAACAATTGCTTGGACTAACCGAGACTATGGCAAGTGCGTTCCCGGAGAACACCGTAGAACTGAAGAATTATGAAAATGTGGAGTCAGCATCTGTTGATGTCCTTGATGGCAAAGAAGATTATTCCTCTTATGGGAACTATTACAGCCAGCAAGATGACACTTGCAAGGCATCATCAAG AACTTCATCTATAGCTTCTTCTGGTCATGATTTTCTTTCAAATAAGGCATCATCCAGATATGAAGAATGGCACTCAGATTTACTCGGTTGCTGCTCAGAGCCATTTTTGT GCATCAAGACATGCTGTTTCCCTTGTGGGACTTTTTCAAAAATCGCTTCGGTGGCAAAAAACAGACATGTTT CTTCTGCGGAAGCATGCAATGACTTCATGGCGTATGCATTGGTTCTATCCTGTTGCTGTTACACATGTTGCATCAGGAGAAAGCTTCGTAAAATGCTGAACATTACG GGAGGTTTATGTGATGATTTCCTCTCACACCTGATGTGCTGCTGCTGTGCCTTGGTTCAAGAATGGCGCGAAGTGGAGTTTCGTGGGAGTAATG TTGTGGATAAGACGAAAACAAATCCACCAGCTTCTCAATACATGGAATCTTGA
- the LOC135586058 gene encoding cell number regulator 13-like isoform X2, translating to MPSSWEYMGDMANVVQLTGLDAVRLIGMIVKAASVARMHKKNCRRFAQHLKLIGSLLEQLKISELKRYPETREPLEQLEDALRRSYILVNSCQDRSYLYLLAMGWNIVYQFRRAQSEIDRYLRLIPLITLVDKHRIRERLEYIERDQCEYSFDEEDRKVQDVLLNPVPCKSQSMVLKKSLSCSDSSMSFDEALQKENEKLQMELQRSQTNLDVGACGLIQQLLGLTETMASAFPENTVELKNYENVESASVDVLDGKEDYSSYGNYYSQQDDTCKASSRHQDMLFPLWDFFKNRFGGKKQTSSAEACNDFMAYALVLSCCCYTCCIRRKLRKMLNITGGLCDDFLSHLMCCCCALVQEWREVEFRGSNVVDKTKTNPPASQYMES from the exons ATGCCGTCATCTTGGGAGTATATGGGGGACATGGCCAACGTCGTCCAGCTGACCGGCCTCGACGCCGTCCGCCTGATCGGCATGATCGTAAAGGCCGCCTCTGTTGCGCGGATGCACAAGAAGAATTGCCGGCGGTTCGCGCAGCACCTGAAGCTTATCGGCAGTCTCCTGGAGCAGCTCAAGATCTCGGAGCTCAAGAGGTATCCCGAGACGCGCGAGCCGCTGGAGCAGCTCGAGGATGCCCTGAGGAGGTCCTACATTCTCGTCAACAGCTGTCAGGACCGCAGCTACCTGTATCTCTTGGCCATGGGGTGGAACATCGTCTACCAGTTCAGGAGGGCACAGAGCGAGATCGATCGGTACTTGAGACTGATTCCACTGATCACTCTTGTCGACAAACATAGAATCAGG GAAAGATTGGAGTATATTGAAAGGGACCAATGTGAATATAGCTTTGATGAAGAAGACAGGAAGGTGCAAGATGTTCTGCTAAATCCAGTTCCTTGCAAAAGTCAGAGCATGGTTCTCAAAAAGTCTCTTTCTTGTTCAGACTCAAGCATGTCATTTGATGAAGCTCTTCAGAAAGAAAATGAGAAGCTTCAGATGGAACTTCAAAGATCACAAACTAACCTAGACGTAGGTGCATGCGGACTTATCCAACAATTGCTTGGACTAACCGAGACTATGGCAAGTGCGTTCCCGGAGAACACCGTAGAACTGAAGAATTATGAAAATGTGGAGTCAGCATCTGTTGATGTCCTTGATGGCAAAGAAGATTATTCCTCTTATGGGAACTATTACAGCCAGCAAGATGACACTTGCAAGGCATCATCAAG GCATCAAGACATGCTGTTTCCCTTGTGGGACTTTTTCAAAAATCGCTTCGGTGGCAAAAAACAGACAT CTTCTGCGGAAGCATGCAATGACTTCATGGCGTATGCATTGGTTCTATCCTGTTGCTGTTACACATGTTGCATCAGGAGAAAGCTTCGTAAAATGCTGAACATTACG GGAGGTTTATGTGATGATTTCCTCTCACACCTGATGTGCTGCTGCTGTGCCTTGGTTCAAGAATGGCGCGAAGTGGAGTTTCGTGGGAGTAATG TTGTGGATAAGACGAAAACAAATCCACCAGCTTCTCAATACATGGAATCTTGA
- the LOC135586058 gene encoding cell number regulator 13-like isoform X3 — protein sequence MPSSWEYMGDMANVVQLTGLDAVRLIGMIVKAASVARMHKKNCRRFAQHLKLIGSLLEQLKISELKRYPETREPLEQLEDALRRSYILVNSCQDRSYLYLLAMGWNIVYQFRRAQSEIDRYLRLIPLITLVDKHRIRERLEYIERDQCEYSFDEEDRKVQDVLLNPVPCKSQSMVLKKSLSCSDSSMSFDEALQKENEKLQMELQRSQTNLDVGACGLIQQLLGLTETMASAFPENTVELKNYENVESASVDVLDGKEDYSSYGNYYSQQDDTCKASSRTSSIASSGHDFLSNKASSRYEEWHSDLLGCCSEPFLCIKTCCFPCGTFSKIASVAKNRHVSSAEACNDFMAYALVLSCCCYTCCIRRKLRKMLNITHTSFPHTMQ from the exons ATGCCGTCATCTTGGGAGTATATGGGGGACATGGCCAACGTCGTCCAGCTGACCGGCCTCGACGCCGTCCGCCTGATCGGCATGATCGTAAAGGCCGCCTCTGTTGCGCGGATGCACAAGAAGAATTGCCGGCGGTTCGCGCAGCACCTGAAGCTTATCGGCAGTCTCCTGGAGCAGCTCAAGATCTCGGAGCTCAAGAGGTATCCCGAGACGCGCGAGCCGCTGGAGCAGCTCGAGGATGCCCTGAGGAGGTCCTACATTCTCGTCAACAGCTGTCAGGACCGCAGCTACCTGTATCTCTTGGCCATGGGGTGGAACATCGTCTACCAGTTCAGGAGGGCACAGAGCGAGATCGATCGGTACTTGAGACTGATTCCACTGATCACTCTTGTCGACAAACATAGAATCAGG GAAAGATTGGAGTATATTGAAAGGGACCAATGTGAATATAGCTTTGATGAAGAAGACAGGAAGGTGCAAGATGTTCTGCTAAATCCAGTTCCTTGCAAAAGTCAGAGCATGGTTCTCAAAAAGTCTCTTTCTTGTTCAGACTCAAGCATGTCATTTGATGAAGCTCTTCAGAAAGAAAATGAGAAGCTTCAGATGGAACTTCAAAGATCACAAACTAACCTAGACGTAGGTGCATGCGGACTTATCCAACAATTGCTTGGACTAACCGAGACTATGGCAAGTGCGTTCCCGGAGAACACCGTAGAACTGAAGAATTATGAAAATGTGGAGTCAGCATCTGTTGATGTCCTTGATGGCAAAGAAGATTATTCCTCTTATGGGAACTATTACAGCCAGCAAGATGACACTTGCAAGGCATCATCAAG AACTTCATCTATAGCTTCTTCTGGTCATGATTTTCTTTCAAATAAGGCATCATCCAGATATGAAGAATGGCACTCAGATTTACTCGGTTGCTGCTCAGAGCCATTTTTGT GCATCAAGACATGCTGTTTCCCTTGTGGGACTTTTTCAAAAATCGCTTCGGTGGCAAAAAACAGACATGTTT CTTCTGCGGAAGCATGCAATGACTTCATGGCGTATGCATTGGTTCTATCCTGTTGCTGTTACACATGTTGCATCAGGAGAAAGCTTCGTAAAATGCTGAACATTACG CATACTAGTTTTCCACATACGATGCAGTGA
- the LOC135586058 gene encoding cell number regulator 13-like isoform X5: MPSSWEYMGDMANVVQLTGLDAVRLIGMIVKAASVARMHKKNCRRFAQHLKLIGSLLEQLKISELKRYPETREPLEQLEDALRRSYILVNSCQDRSYLYLLAMGWNIVYQFRRAQSEIDRYLRLIPLITLVDKHRIRERLEYIERDQCEYSFDEEDRKVQDVLLNPVPCKSQSMVLKKSLSCSDSSMSFDEALQKENEKLQMELQRSQTNLDVGACGLIQQLLGLTETMASAFPENTVELKNYENVESASVDVLDGKEDYSSYGNYYSQQDDTCKASSRHQDMLFPLWDFFKNRFGGKKQTSSAEACNDFMAYALVLSCCCYTCCIRRKLRKMLNITHTSFPHTMQ; this comes from the exons ATGCCGTCATCTTGGGAGTATATGGGGGACATGGCCAACGTCGTCCAGCTGACCGGCCTCGACGCCGTCCGCCTGATCGGCATGATCGTAAAGGCCGCCTCTGTTGCGCGGATGCACAAGAAGAATTGCCGGCGGTTCGCGCAGCACCTGAAGCTTATCGGCAGTCTCCTGGAGCAGCTCAAGATCTCGGAGCTCAAGAGGTATCCCGAGACGCGCGAGCCGCTGGAGCAGCTCGAGGATGCCCTGAGGAGGTCCTACATTCTCGTCAACAGCTGTCAGGACCGCAGCTACCTGTATCTCTTGGCCATGGGGTGGAACATCGTCTACCAGTTCAGGAGGGCACAGAGCGAGATCGATCGGTACTTGAGACTGATTCCACTGATCACTCTTGTCGACAAACATAGAATCAGG GAAAGATTGGAGTATATTGAAAGGGACCAATGTGAATATAGCTTTGATGAAGAAGACAGGAAGGTGCAAGATGTTCTGCTAAATCCAGTTCCTTGCAAAAGTCAGAGCATGGTTCTCAAAAAGTCTCTTTCTTGTTCAGACTCAAGCATGTCATTTGATGAAGCTCTTCAGAAAGAAAATGAGAAGCTTCAGATGGAACTTCAAAGATCACAAACTAACCTAGACGTAGGTGCATGCGGACTTATCCAACAATTGCTTGGACTAACCGAGACTATGGCAAGTGCGTTCCCGGAGAACACCGTAGAACTGAAGAATTATGAAAATGTGGAGTCAGCATCTGTTGATGTCCTTGATGGCAAAGAAGATTATTCCTCTTATGGGAACTATTACAGCCAGCAAGATGACACTTGCAAGGCATCATCAAG GCATCAAGACATGCTGTTTCCCTTGTGGGACTTTTTCAAAAATCGCTTCGGTGGCAAAAAACAGACAT CTTCTGCGGAAGCATGCAATGACTTCATGGCGTATGCATTGGTTCTATCCTGTTGCTGTTACACATGTTGCATCAGGAGAAAGCTTCGTAAAATGCTGAACATTACG CATACTAGTTTTCCACATACGATGCAGTGA
- the LOC135586058 gene encoding cell number regulator 13-like isoform X4: MPSSWEYMGDMANVVQLTGLDAVRLIGMIVKAASVARMHKKNCRRFAQHLKLIGSLLEQLKISELKRYPETREPLEQLEDALRRSYILVNSCQDRSYLYLLAMGWNIVYQFRRAQSEIDRYLRLIPLITLVDKHRIRERLEYIERDQCEYSFDEEDRKVQDVLLNPVPCKSQSMVLKKSLSCSDSSMSFDEALQKENEKLQMELQRSQTNLDVGACGLIQQLLGLTETMASAFPENTVELKNYENVESASVDVLDGKEDYSSYGNYYSQQDDTCKASSRTSSIASSGHDFLSNKASSRYEEWHSDLLGCCSEPFLCIKTCCFPCGTFSKIASVAKNRHLLRKHAMTSWRMHWFYPVAVTHVASGESFVKC; this comes from the exons ATGCCGTCATCTTGGGAGTATATGGGGGACATGGCCAACGTCGTCCAGCTGACCGGCCTCGACGCCGTCCGCCTGATCGGCATGATCGTAAAGGCCGCCTCTGTTGCGCGGATGCACAAGAAGAATTGCCGGCGGTTCGCGCAGCACCTGAAGCTTATCGGCAGTCTCCTGGAGCAGCTCAAGATCTCGGAGCTCAAGAGGTATCCCGAGACGCGCGAGCCGCTGGAGCAGCTCGAGGATGCCCTGAGGAGGTCCTACATTCTCGTCAACAGCTGTCAGGACCGCAGCTACCTGTATCTCTTGGCCATGGGGTGGAACATCGTCTACCAGTTCAGGAGGGCACAGAGCGAGATCGATCGGTACTTGAGACTGATTCCACTGATCACTCTTGTCGACAAACATAGAATCAGG GAAAGATTGGAGTATATTGAAAGGGACCAATGTGAATATAGCTTTGATGAAGAAGACAGGAAGGTGCAAGATGTTCTGCTAAATCCAGTTCCTTGCAAAAGTCAGAGCATGGTTCTCAAAAAGTCTCTTTCTTGTTCAGACTCAAGCATGTCATTTGATGAAGCTCTTCAGAAAGAAAATGAGAAGCTTCAGATGGAACTTCAAAGATCACAAACTAACCTAGACGTAGGTGCATGCGGACTTATCCAACAATTGCTTGGACTAACCGAGACTATGGCAAGTGCGTTCCCGGAGAACACCGTAGAACTGAAGAATTATGAAAATGTGGAGTCAGCATCTGTTGATGTCCTTGATGGCAAAGAAGATTATTCCTCTTATGGGAACTATTACAGCCAGCAAGATGACACTTGCAAGGCATCATCAAG AACTTCATCTATAGCTTCTTCTGGTCATGATTTTCTTTCAAATAAGGCATCATCCAGATATGAAGAATGGCACTCAGATTTACTCGGTTGCTGCTCAGAGCCATTTTTGT GCATCAAGACATGCTGTTTCCCTTGTGGGACTTTTTCAAAAATCGCTTCGGTGGCAAAAAACAGACAT CTTCTGCGGAAGCATGCAATGACTTCATGGCGTATGCATTGGTTCTATCCTGTTGCTGTTACACATGTTGCATCAGGAGAAAGCTTCGTAAAATGCTGA